From Megalobrama amblycephala isolate DHTTF-2021 linkage group LG24, ASM1881202v1, whole genome shotgun sequence, the proteins below share one genomic window:
- the LOC125260786 gene encoding ankyrin repeat and IBR domain-containing protein 1-like, whose product MGSKQSSGQNNLNDITMRRNQSSGQNNLNDITMRRKQSSGQSDFNDIKPKFVRRKDDITLDDDPNVLRVEMSCGHAVSPKSVSTWCRCLLERGQYKFYCPAKSDGIECEKEWSYSEVRKAAGLSDSERGYFEEKMARLAAEAEYCEFKSCPSCESYIERKDLTNLCVKCNICTAVKKKTYHFCWECLREWKGPAAHSVRCSYEDCINPVDKLAECSTIKLSSVDNVECPSIRACPTCGLLIEHNGTKCKNIMCKRCKVEFCFLCLELTRICSVPNNGYFKVCSVAQRQTEIPVWKR is encoded by the exons ATGGGAAGCAAACAAAGCAGTGGACAAAACAACCTTAATGATATCACGATGAGACGCAACCAAAGCAGTGGACAAAACAACCTTAATGATATCACGATGAGACGCAAACAAAGCAGTGGACAAAGCGACTTCAATGATATAAAGCCGAAATTTGTCAGACGGAAAGATGACATAa CTTTAGATGATGACCCCAACGTTCTGAGAGTAGAAATGTCTTGTGGCCATGCTGTGTCCCCAAAATCAGTATCTACCTGGTGTCGCTGTTTGCTGGAACGG GGTCAGTATAAATTTTATTGCCCAGCTAAGTCAGATGGCATAGAATGTGAAAAGGAGTGGTCATACTCAGAGGTCAGGAAAGCAGCAGGGCTTAGTGATTCAGAGCGGGGTTATTTTGAAGAGAAAATGGCTCGTCTGGCAGCAGAAGCTGAGTACTGCGAGTTCAAATCA TGTCCAAGCTGTGAGTCCTACATTGAGCGAAAAGACCTGACCAACCTCTGTGTGAAATGCAATATCTGCACAGCTGTAAAAAAGAAGACCTACCATTTCTGCTGGGAGTGTCTGAGGGAATGGAAAGGGCCAGCTGCTCATTCTGTCCGCTGTAGTTATGAAGACTGTATCAACCCAGTTGACAAGCTAGCAGAGTGTAGTACTATCAAGCTGTCTAGTGTGGACAATGTAGAGTGTCCTTCAATTCGTGCCTGCCCAACCTGTGGACTTCTTATAGAACACAATGGGaccaaatgtaaaaacattatgTGTAAGCGCTGTAAGGTGGAGTTTTGCTTCCTTTGTCTAGAGCTGACAAGGATTTGTTCTGTTCCAAACAATGGCTATTTTAAGGTCTGCTCAGTTGCACAACGGCAGACTGAAATTCCAGTTTGGAAGAGATAA
- the LOC125259774 gene encoding ubiquitin carboxyl-terminal hydrolase 12A-like, whose translation MTKSFRERVMRASSDTNENLVSALKKIFQELSNQYSGAPSVSTRGIITSLGIQNVNEQQDAVEYFQDILEKVDSTLAEDFSGTLRNIRKCSHHHVSHDDSPFKSLQIPVITRDGQFKLEDGLKKYFESTILVEDDQMYCNDCDEKRDTTLSIEIHEYPEILPLHLKRFEYDYRVRGFVKNDCPMDVPLHLPPEVRNPTKLHNKPSYFILL comes from the exons ATGACCAAATCATTCAGAGAGAGAGTGATGAG agCTTCCAGTGACACAAATGAGAATTTAGTGTCAGCATTAAAGAAAATATTCCAAGAGCTCAGCAATCAGTACAGTGGTGCTCCGAGTGTCTCGACTCGTGGAATAATCACTTCTCTTGGTATACAGAATG TAAATGAGCAGCAGGATGCTGTGGAATACTTCCAAGATATCCTAGAGAAAGTAGATTCTACTTTGGCCGAG GACTTTAGTGGAACTCTGAGGAACATCAGAAAGTGTTCACATCATCACGTGTCCCATGATGACAGCCCATTCAAGTCACTACAGATTCCTGTTATCACAAGAGATGGACAGTTCAAACTT gaAGATGGACTCAAGAAATATTTTGAGTCTACAATATTAGTTGAAGATGATCAGATGTACTGTAATGATTGTGACGAGAAGAGGGATACGACACTG AGTATTGAAATACACGAGTATCCAGAAATACTGCCTTTGCACCTTAAAAGGTTCGAGTATGACTATAGAGTTCGTGGGTTTGTGAAAAATGATTGCCCCATGGATGTGCCGCTTCATTTACCTCCAGAGGTACGTAACCCCACTAAACTACACAATAAaccctcttattttattctgCTATGA
- the LOC125260455 gene encoding NEDD8-like: protein MGKTYQVIVVGIQGKKRVIDVADSEEDFNNTTVEKFKEKLAEKLPHEASDLSELRLLYINKQLNDDDKFSDHKIENNATICVILRLSGGR from the exons ATGGGGAAAACATATCAAGTGATTGTGGTTGGAATACAAGGCAAGAAGAGAGTTATAGATGTCGCAGATTCAGAGGAAGATTTCAATAACACGACAGTGGAGAAATTCAAAGAAAAGCTTGCTGAAAAACTGCCACACGAGGCATCAG ACCTGTCTGAATTACGATTACTCTACATCAATAAACAACTAAATGACGACGACAAGTTTTCTGACCATAAGATCGAGAATAATGCAACCATCTGCGTCATATTGCGGTTGTCGGGTGGAAGATAA